A window of Dermacentor andersoni chromosome 4, qqDerAnde1_hic_scaffold, whole genome shotgun sequence genomic DNA:
CACAGTACCAAAATTGCCTTCACGGTGTTTGTGTGCTTCACCTCACGACACCTGTATTGCGGGAAAGTCAACTTTAGGAAACCAGCCGCCGTCGTGCTACACGTATTTAGACCATTTTTCTTGATAAAAAATCGGCTGCACGTTATGTTTCTACTTTGCTTAAAagctttaatgtaatttctaCGTAATTTTTCTATTCGGACACTTAGAAAGTCGGCATGCGTTTGGTTCTAGGGCGTGTTAGATTCGTAAAAGTACTGCCaatgaatcagcggtgtgttGTGACATTTCTtgtgcatcttgtttaatttgatcAATTTTGTCTTGCCCGCCAAGGTCTAATTAACGAAAGTCAACTGTATTTGGCTTACACTGTTTttaggccactaggtatgtgacACATTGTCTGTACCCAATGCCCTAAATGTATCGTACTTCTTTCTGCATACAGCTCTGATCGTCACTCTTCCCACAACAATTACCACACATTGCTTTCATCCTCGTGACTTTGCGTGCCCACATCTTGCAACGTGCATCTACTGTTTGGAATTCGGCGAAATTTAACAGCGCAGTGCATGAGCCtaaaattttgaaaattttgaATGGCATTAAAGTTGTAAAAGAAATGcatattgggctagttggtgcaggACAGTAAATAGGAAGAATGTTGGTCAACCAGATAACCACAGCAGGCTGTGACCAGTGTGGGGCATAAATGTTGCATGAAATTACAATTTGCATACAATTAAAGCGTGCATTGCATTTAGTTTTAAGCATTTAACTACTTCACAAAAGTATTGCTTTGCAGTCAGACATACTGGTTGGATCTGCTTAATTTTATTTTGTAACCACCTAATGCTGCTACCAGCGCAGCCATGGATTCTTGACTGATGCATCCTCAGCAACGGCAAGAAGACATTCAACATTACAAACACAACTGCACATCAATACATACACTGTGGCATGTATTAGCTTTCCTTATCAGATAACACCACCTGGTGTTTTCCCCAGTGCTCAAGAGAACCGCTGCAATGGAACATTGAAAGTTCTGTTAAAGTGCTCCTTAACAGTGTTTATAATGCAAAGTCTCGAAGCAATATTGAGGTTCAAAGAACAAATGACACAAACTGTTCTTCTGGCAGGAGCAAGAAAATTACCAGCTTTAAAACTTTTACAGCTGAATTGCTTTGGTAATTGGTGGCTGGTGACAATTTTCAGTTGAGCAATAGGAAATTAGGTAAATATTTTGTAAGCGTTTATAGGCTGGGAAAAGGTCTGATAAATGAAGTAGTAGGGGTTAACGCTGGTCAGGTTGGTGTGCTGTGCATTTAAATGATGCAGTACGCTTTTTCAAGTGCTAATCACTTCATATcataaaaaaaaggagaggaTTGCCTGAATAACACTATATAGTTCAAAGTCCTTGCACATGTATGGTAAAGCACAGAAGCCAGGAAGTATAACAATCCAACTTTAGCCGTAGCCAGTGGTGAAAAAGAAATTTCTTTGGCACGCTGCTGCACTGTGCTCACTCATCTCAGAAGCTTATTTTAGCAGTAAGCTAATGCTGTCAAAAagtaatttttacttgcacattGCTCATTATTTACTTGCCCTTTGTTGATTGTCATTTACCATCATACTTGTCCGTGTAATATTGAAACACGTCATCGGCATAAAAAGGCAGTAAGAGATGGGAATCTAGAAAGCTTCTAAACCGTAATTGCCAGAACGATGTGATAGCTCTGAACATGACAGTAAAGTTCTCCTGAAGGTTGCTGGCTTTTTGAATAGGTGGGAAAGCAATACGTCTGTGTGTGAGAGAAAACAGCTTGcctttttgtgtgcgtgtataGTTTATGTCGTGCCTGTTTTCTCCAGCCCTGGTCTTTATCATCTCATTAATGAGCTCATGTTGTCGGGGTGATATTCAGAGCAATTGCAAAACTAGGCGCAGCTGAAAATTTTGCTATAATTGCCACAATTTCCTGCATGGCATTGTATTATGCAGGGGTGAAGCAGTAATCAACATAAATATTGCTGAACATGGCTGGGGTATTCATTGTCTTCACACCGGCATTGTATTTTGTAGCTAGCATATGTATTTGTCATTGGTGACTTTGACCTGCTGTTTATAGCTGAAGTAGAAAGTTGCATAATTTTTTAACCAGATTATATTTAATACACATTTGCTTTCCGAGATATTCACAAGAACACTGTATTAGTGGCCCACATATGTCATCTTTGCATTGGCCCACAAGGGCAGTTCTGCAGGTTGAGTTCTGGTTATATAAATGCATGAATATGGGCATAAATTTTAATGTTGCAATCTGCTCTTATGCCTGATGCCATCAGTGACATGCAGTGAGTTTCACAACGACATTTTTTCAATGAAAACTCCTTATTCTTTTTATTCCAGAACCACCTCCATTGCCACCACGCCGAAGTGTCTTCTTTGACAAATGCAACGGCCCTGGTGACCTGTCGTCTGTTCCTCCAGCTCCATCTTCCACATCAACTTGGACAAGCTCAGATTTTCTTAGGCTTATGCACCAACGAGGCGGAGAAGGAGACACAAAAACTAGCATAAAGTCAATAGAAGCCCTTTTTCTTGAGGATGTGAGCTCTAGGAGCACCACACTCCGGCATCATTCGCTCACAACAAGTTCGGTTGTGTCCACTCAAGTTCTCTCTCAGCCATTCCCGTTCGTAGCTGCTGGTCAGCTGCCAGGCCGCATTGGCTCACTTGTTGGCACGGAGATGACACACAGCAACTCTGCACCCAACTTCAACCATCTGTCTTCCAGCTGTAGCCCCTCGCCTATCCACACAGCTAGTCAAAGCTCATCGGTGCTTTCGCGAACAGAGATTGAGAAGAGTATGTTCAGCATGCTTCGAAAGAAGCAGGACAACAACCTAATTGACCTGAGTGGAGACGCAGAGCTGGCAAGAAAGCGTGAAACCCTCAGAAAGGCTGGGGACTCGCTAGATGACCTACTCGATCTGTTTGATCCACTACGAGAGAATGAGCCTGAAGAAATCTTTTCTCCTGAAGAGTCCCCACCTAGAGATCCTCCAGAGGGAAAGACTGAAGTAATGGAGACACCACCCCAGATCCCTCCAAAACATGGAGGACTTGCACAAACACAGCCACCATCTTTGCCTGCAAGTAGAAGTTCTGCAATTGAAAAGCCTGTTCCTGTAGAGAATGCTCAGTGCCAAGGGCCAAGCATGGACCTTGGCACTTTGAAAGTGGTTCGTCATGAAGTTTCTCAAGGGGAGGAGATTGAAGCATTCTGGGCTAAGGCCAAGCAGCTAAGGTCAGAGTTCACGTTTGATGATCACCATACCAATGCTGGTCTTGTTGTCAGTCCTACATTGGAAAACAAGTGGGGGAAAAGCCTTAGCATAAAGGTGGAAATCACAACGAGCTTTTCGGAGAGGCCATTCTGCTTCACATGTGATGTAGGAACCAGTGTAGAGCACGTAATTAGCAACACTGTTTGCTCCCTAAAGGACGATTTATCTGACACTGTATTAGAAAGTTATGTACTGAAAGTCAAAGGGCTTGCAGAATATTTTACCCCTGACTCTACATTGAAAGAGTATGAATATGTTCACCAGTGCTGCAAGTTTATGAAGCCAGTTTGCTTGACCTTGATGGATGTCCGAGACCTTGGTAAACCGTGGGCACGAACATTAAGGGATGACAGTGAGTTTTTTGAAGTCAAGGCATCAAGCCTGCTTCCTCAGCCATCTGGCCAAGTTTCTTTTGATTCAGTGTCCATATTACTTGAAACTTTCCACAAGGAAGCTAAGAAGGTACAGTTAGGAGCATCTGCTGGTTGCTTGCAACCAAATGGAGCTATTCAGGCTGTGAAAGCTATTTGTTCCACACTTTCAAGGATTGAAATACTGGAAATTCTGCATGCTGTTGAAGGGTTGAAGCACATTTGCAGTCAGATGCCTGAGGTGAACGGGTTTCATGACAACTATCTCAAGGCAGAAGACACGCCAAGCCCAGTACCTATGAATTGTGACCGTGTGGCAGAAGTCGTGTTCTACTCCTTACTACAGTTGCAAACTGCACTGCGTACACTTGTAAAAATCTATTGCCGCAGCTTTTGTGTCGACTTTGTTTTGACTCCTGCTAATGAAAGCCGACCACAAAGTGCAATACGGCCAGTCACTACTTTTCATGACACCTTTCTTGTAAACATTGGCAGCGTTCATCAACTGAGGCCACACTGGGTTTCAGACTATGAACAGTTCATTATATCTTGTGAGCTTCGTTATGGCTTACACATCTTGTGCCAAGGAGAAAGTCGGAGTGTAAAAGCAAGTCGAAACTTCTTTGAACTCGTCGTTTTTGATGAGTGGATTGAGATGAGCATATTCATGAGGAACCTTCCACGGGAGACTGCCATATACTTTGCGCTGTTTGGTGTGAAACCATCAACTGAAAACAGGCCACCAGAGACACCAGCACCTGAACGAGTACTCTTAGCATGGACTGGGCAACCACTGTTTAACAGTCAGCGTGAGCTGCTTCAGGGGAGTCTCTTTCTTGGTTTTTGGTCACCAGAAGTGGACGAGAACAGTGGTCCACCCCAGAGCAATGATGCAGTTACCTGTCCGGTTCTTCGTCTGCAATTCCCTGAATTTGACTGCACTGTATTGTTTCCGGAAGTACCAAGGGATAGCATCACTACTTGTAAGGCAACAACATATGCTCTTGATAGTGTGGTGATCCAAGAGCTCACAGATGTACTTGAAAAGGACCCTCTCACTGTGCCTAACCCCGAGGAGAAAAAGTTTTTCTGGGAGCATCGTCATTACATCCTTGAAGTTCCGCACCTCCTTCCGAAAGTGCTTCTGTCTGCGCACAGCTGGAGTTGGCCTTTTCTGCCTGACCTGTACTTTCTCCTGACAGAATGGCGTCCTGCTTCCCCCATTAATGCACTAACATTGTTGCTGCCACTGTTTCCTGACTACGAAGTGCGTAAGACGGCAGTCAAGTGGATCAAGAACATTGGCAGTGATGAGCTCTGTGATCACCTTCCACAATTAATCCAAGCATTGCGCTTTGAGACATGGGAAGATGCACCCATCACATGGTTCCTCTTGGAACGCTCTCTGACTAGTGTGCGTGTTGCCCACCAGATGTTCTGGTTGCTGAGACAAAACCTTGACAATCCGCTCACACTTAAGCGAATGAAGCTTGTGATTCAGACATTGCTAGTCATTGTTGGCAGGTCTTTCAGAGACATTATAGAGAAGCAAGAAGAGCATCTAAACCAGCTTTGCATCATCGCAGAAGGCATAAAAGACACGCGTGAGTCGCTTCGTCTGGACAAGCTTTTGCAAGACTTGGCACAGATACACAGTATGATTGAGGACAGCCCGTCTTGCCTTCCACTCAACCCAGCAATGGAAGTGTGTGGTGTGGATGTCAAATCTTGCTCCTACTTCACATCCAATACACTTCCGCTCAGGATAGTGTATAAAAGTTCAGAGCAAGGGGCAAAGCCTATTGATGTAATCTACAAGGTAGGAGATGATCTCAGGCAGGACATGTTGACACTTCAGATGATACGAATAATGGATAAATTCTGGTTGAAGGAAGGCCTGGACTTGAAAATTATAACTTTCAACTGTGTCGCTACTGGCAAGCGTAAGGGCATGGTGGAAATGGTTACCGAAGCCGAAACACTGAGGAGAATCCAAACAGAGCATGGGCTCACAGGTTCATTCAAGGACAGGCCTATTGCTGAGTGGTTGCAACGGCACAACACATCTGAACTAGAGTACCAGCAAGCTGTCGAAAACTTTACGCTGTCGTGTGCCGGCTATTGTGTAGCCACATACATCCTTGGCATCTGTGATCGCCACAATGACAATATCATGCTGAAAACATCTGGACACATGTTTCACATTGATTTTGGAAAGTTTCTTGGTGACTCACAGATGTTTGGCAACTTCAAACGTGATAGGGCACCATTTGTCCTTACTTCTGACATGGTGTATGTCATCAACGGCGGCGAGAAACCTTCCAAGAAGTTCCAGATTTTCATTGACTTGTGCTGTGAAGCGTTTAATATTGTTCGCCGTAACAGCAACATTTTCATCACACTCTTCGAGCTAATGGTCACATCTGGAGTCCCTGGAGTCACTGCAGATGCTGTGAACTTTGTCCAGAAATCATTATTGCTTGGCAGCTCGGAAGGCGAAGCAACTGCACATTTCACCAGGCTTATTGAAGAGAGCCTGCGTTCACGGTTTACACAGCTGAACTTCTTTATTCACAACATAGCCCAACTTCGATTCACTGGGGACCACAATGATGGACTGCTGCTCTCCTTTGTCCCTCGGACTTTCACAAAGGATTCGGATGGCAGGATTGTGTCCCTAAATGTGGTTTGCTACCGAAAGTGCTACGAGCCGGAAAAGCATTACACCTATGTTGTGCGTGTTGGCCGCGAATGCCAGGCAGAGCCTATGCAGGTCGTTCGAACCTACCCCGAATTCCTGGAGCTCTACCAAAAGCTAGTCCGAGTGTTCCCATTGGCCAAGTTCTATCCTCTGCCCAAGGGCTCACTGGTGGGCCGCAGCAACACACGAGAAGTGGCACAGAGAAGAATGCAGGAGCTGAATGCATTCCTTATGTCCCTGATCAAAATGGCTGAGGAGGTGTCCCATTGCAGCCTGGTGTACACCTTTTTCCACCCTCTTCTGCGTGATCAAGAAGGTATGGCAGAGGATGAGAATGAGTGTGACAACCTGCGTCAAATTAGCCAGAGAGTCAACCTATCCAAGGGCATTGTTGGCCGAATAAAGCTCTCCATTGTTTACAAGGCGAGCACCCTCTCCATCATGGTAATGCATGCAGAGAACCTAGCTTGTGTACGGAAGTCTTTGCCAGACTGCTACATTAAGACATACCTGCACCCGGACCCAGAGAAGGTAACAAAAAGGAAGACCAAAGTGGTGTTCAAGAACAACCACCCTACCTTTATGGAGCTGCTTGAGTACAACTACCCACATGCGTTCATAGCTGAACGAGTGTTAGAGGTGTCTGCATGGGACCATGACAGAGTCCAGGAAAATGAGTTTCTGGGAGCTGCCATCATAGACTTGTCATGTATGGATTTGACAAGGGAAAGCACACACTGGTACCACCTGAACGCTGTGCGATACAAGTGGCATTGACTCATCAGCATGTTGCCTGGTGTTAGATTTCTgacgtgtttgtgtttgtgtaaaTGTGGGATCAAAAAATGCAAAGAAGTGGTATGGTTACGTGTGCATAAGCACGTGTGTTTTTAATGCAGTGAGAAGCATCACTGGACTACATACATGTCGCTTGCTTCTGTGGGGGTCAGGCACACAGATGTACGGTTCCGTGTACAGCATAGGTAGTGAGACTTAATATAAGTAATGATATACAGCAAATTCTTTTTCGTATTGTATTTGTTGTTATATTGTCTCTGAATAGCTCCTTTCGGAGAAACTTTACAGCAAACTCCTTTCTGTACAGTACCTTTTCCTACATTACTGTTGCAGAGATTTACTTATCTCACAAGTCATTGGTGTCATAAGCTCACACTGTTGCTCATCTCTCTGCTGCTTATTTGATTACATTATCATTGTGCATGCTGTGCGTGCAGTGCTGTACTGCTAATATTCAGGGGGTGTATGTACTATATAGTATATTTTTCTATGAGTCATATATATGACATTTACACGTTTAGTCTTCTGAAAGCAGCTTTACATGTGCTATTAATATACAAGCAACTTGTTTCACTGAAAGTGTCCCTTCCATTTCTTTGTTTGCTTTCTGCTCTGCTGACAACCTCCTTGCATTTTTCTGATCTATAACATCTATTGTTGTAACCTCATTTCTGTTCTACAACCTTTTAGTGCTATGGCACCGAGGCAACTCTTTTGGACATTTCCTTTCTCCCTTTATCATGTCCTAGTATTAAAGCTGAATCCCAAATAAGCTGTTTTTGGCAGCTAATAC
This region includes:
- the LOC126536442 gene encoding phosphatidylinositol 4-phosphate 3-kinase C2 domain-containing subunit alpha-like isoform X1 gives rise to the protein MADGGRDFPVPNLPPKAFSVNLGGSRTSAMFSLTEPPPLPPRRSVFFDKCNGPGDLSSVPPAPSSTSTWTSSDFLRLMHQRGGEGDTKTSIKSIEALFLEDVSSRSTTLRHHSLTTSSVVSTQVLSQPFPFVAAGQLPGRIGSLVGTEMTHSNSAPNFNHLSSSCSPSPIHTASQSSSVLSRTEIEKSMFSMLRKKQDNNLIDLSGDAELARKRETLRKAGDSLDDLLDLFDPLRENEPEEIFSPEESPPRDPPEGKTEVMETPPQIPPKHGGLAQTQPPSLPASRSSAIEKPVPVENAQCQGPSMDLGTLKVVRHEVSQGEEIEAFWAKAKQLRSEFTFDDHHTNAGLVVSPTLENKWGKSLSIKVEITTSFSERPFCFTCDVGTSVEHVISNTVCSLKDDLSDTVLESYVLKVKGLAEYFTPDSTLKEYEYVHQCCKFMKPVCLTLMDVRDLGKPWARTLRDDSEFFEVKASSLLPQPSGQVSFDSVSILLETFHKEAKKVQLGASAGCLQPNGAIQAVKAICSTLSRIEILEILHAVEGLKHICSQMPEVNGFHDNYLKAEDTPSPVPMNCDRVAEVVFYSLLQLQTALRTLVKIYCRSFCVDFVLTPANESRPQSAIRPVTTFHDTFLVNIGSVHQLRPHWVSDYEQFIISCELRYGLHILCQGESRSVKASRNFFELVVFDEWIEMSIFMRNLPRETAIYFALFGVKPSTENRPPETPAPERVLLAWTGQPLFNSQRELLQGSLFLGFWSPEVDENSGPPQSNDAVTCPVLRLQFPEFDCTVLFPEVPRDSITTCKATTYALDSVVIQELTDVLEKDPLTVPNPEEKKFFWEHRHYILEVPHLLPKVLLSAHSWSWPFLPDLYFLLTEWRPASPINALTLLLPLFPDYEVRKTAVKWIKNIGSDELCDHLPQLIQALRFETWEDAPITWFLLERSLTSVRVAHQMFWLLRQNLDNPLTLKRMKLVIQTLLVIVGRSFRDIIEKQEEHLNQLCIIAEGIKDTRESLRLDKLLQDLAQIHSMIEDSPSCLPLNPAMEVCGVDVKSCSYFTSNTLPLRIVYKSSEQGAKPIDVIYKVGDDLRQDMLTLQMIRIMDKFWLKEGLDLKIITFNCVATGKRKGMVEMVTEAETLRRIQTEHGLTGSFKDRPIAEWLQRHNTSELEYQQAVENFTLSCAGYCVATYILGICDRHNDNIMLKTSGHMFHIDFGKFLGDSQMFGNFKRDRAPFVLTSDMVYVINGGEKPSKKFQIFIDLCCEAFNIVRRNSNIFITLFELMVTSGVPGVTADAVNFVQKSLLLGSSEGEATAHFTRLIEESLRSRFTQLNFFIHNIAQLRFTGDHNDGLLLSFVPRTFTKDSDGRIVSLNVVCYRKCYEPEKHYTYVVRVGRECQAEPMQVVRTYPEFLELYQKLVRVFPLAKFYPLPKGSLVGRSNTREVAQRRMQELNAFLMSLIKMAEEVSHCSLVYTFFHPLLRDQEGMAEDENECDNLRQISQRVNLSKGIVGRIKLSIVYKASTLSIMVMHAENLACVRKSLPDCYIKTYLHPDPEKVTKRKTKVVFKNNHPTFMELLEYNYPHAFIAERVLEVSAWDHDRVQENEFLGAAIIDLSCMDLTRESTHWYHLNAVRYKWH
- the LOC126536442 gene encoding phosphatidylinositol 4-phosphate 3-kinase C2 domain-containing subunit alpha-like isoform X2 translates to MHQRGGEGDTKTSIKSIEALFLEDVSSRSTTLRHHSLTTSSVVSTQVLSQPFPFVAAGQLPGRIGSLVGTEMTHSNSAPNFNHLSSSCSPSPIHTASQSSSVLSRTEIEKSMFSMLRKKQDNNLIDLSGDAELARKRETLRKAGDSLDDLLDLFDPLRENEPEEIFSPEESPPRDPPEGKTEVMETPPQIPPKHGGLAQTQPPSLPASRSSAIEKPVPVENAQCQGPSMDLGTLKVVRHEVSQGEEIEAFWAKAKQLRSEFTFDDHHTNAGLVVSPTLENKWGKSLSIKVEITTSFSERPFCFTCDVGTSVEHVISNTVCSLKDDLSDTVLESYVLKVKGLAEYFTPDSTLKEYEYVHQCCKFMKPVCLTLMDVRDLGKPWARTLRDDSEFFEVKASSLLPQPSGQVSFDSVSILLETFHKEAKKVQLGASAGCLQPNGAIQAVKAICSTLSRIEILEILHAVEGLKHICSQMPEVNGFHDNYLKAEDTPSPVPMNCDRVAEVVFYSLLQLQTALRTLVKIYCRSFCVDFVLTPANESRPQSAIRPVTTFHDTFLVNIGSVHQLRPHWVSDYEQFIISCELRYGLHILCQGESRSVKASRNFFELVVFDEWIEMSIFMRNLPRETAIYFALFGVKPSTENRPPETPAPERVLLAWTGQPLFNSQRELLQGSLFLGFWSPEVDENSGPPQSNDAVTCPVLRLQFPEFDCTVLFPEVPRDSITTCKATTYALDSVVIQELTDVLEKDPLTVPNPEEKKFFWEHRHYILEVPHLLPKVLLSAHSWSWPFLPDLYFLLTEWRPASPINALTLLLPLFPDYEVRKTAVKWIKNIGSDELCDHLPQLIQALRFETWEDAPITWFLLERSLTSVRVAHQMFWLLRQNLDNPLTLKRMKLVIQTLLVIVGRSFRDIIEKQEEHLNQLCIIAEGIKDTRESLRLDKLLQDLAQIHSMIEDSPSCLPLNPAMEVCGVDVKSCSYFTSNTLPLRIVYKSSEQGAKPIDVIYKVGDDLRQDMLTLQMIRIMDKFWLKEGLDLKIITFNCVATGKRKGMVEMVTEAETLRRIQTEHGLTGSFKDRPIAEWLQRHNTSELEYQQAVENFTLSCAGYCVATYILGICDRHNDNIMLKTSGHMFHIDFGKFLGDSQMFGNFKRDRAPFVLTSDMVYVINGGEKPSKKFQIFIDLCCEAFNIVRRNSNIFITLFELMVTSGVPGVTADAVNFVQKSLLLGSSEGEATAHFTRLIEESLRSRFTQLNFFIHNIAQLRFTGDHNDGLLLSFVPRTFTKDSDGRIVSLNVVCYRKCYEPEKHYTYVVRVGRECQAEPMQVVRTYPEFLELYQKLVRVFPLAKFYPLPKGSLVGRSNTREVAQRRMQELNAFLMSLIKMAEEVSHCSLVYTFFHPLLRDQEGMAEDENECDNLRQISQRVNLSKGIVGRIKLSIVYKASTLSIMVMHAENLACVRKSLPDCYIKTYLHPDPEKVTKRKTKVVFKNNHPTFMELLEYNYPHAFIAERVLEVSAWDHDRVQENEFLGAAIIDLSCMDLTRESTHWYHLNAVRYKWH